Genomic DNA from Shewanella woodyi ATCC 51908:
ACCCTTTCCTCCGCTCTGTTTATTTTCTTTATATGAATCGCCATGGTTTTAATGGCTTGTGCCGTTATAACCGGAAGGGGGGCTTTAATGTTCCCTTTGGTTCCTATAAGAAACCTTACTTTCCTGAGAATGAGATCCGTGCTTTTTCTGAAAAAGCACAAAAAGCTGAATTCAAGTGTATTGGTTATGAGGATGCGTTCGAGCTGACTACAAGTGGTGATGTTGTCTACTGCGATCCGCCTTATGCGCCGCTTTCAACAACGGCAAGTTTTACGACTTATGTAGGCACAGGTTTTAGTTTGGATGACCAAGCGTTACTTGCCCGTAAATCACGCCACACTGCGATTGATAATGGTATACCAGTGCTGATAAGTAATCATGATATCCCTCTTACCCGAGAGCTATATCACGGTGCTCGATTTGATACTATTCAGGTGCAGCGAAATATCAGTCAGAAGGGCAGTGCGCGTAAGAAAGTCGATGAGTTAATGGCTCTTTATGATGACCGTTACCATAGTGAAAATGATTAAGCCTAGTCAATACTAGGCAAGTACTTGATTAACAATGAGTAAAAGTGTGATAACAAAAATGGCCGCTAATATGATTCCCATAATAATGAAGGGAATTGGTGAGCTGGTTTGAAAGTCACGAAGCCTATTCTTATCGCTTTGAACACCTAAAAATGC
This window encodes:
- a CDS encoding Dam family site-specific DNA-(adenine-N6)-methyltransferase, translated to MSKKQRAFLKWAGGKFKLIEALTEHLPEGQRLVEPFVGAGSVFLNTDYPSYLLCDINKDLINLYKIIQKEPEKYIAAAKAMFVPEMNEKEAYYRVRAEFNLSTDPFLRSVYFLYMNRHGFNGLCRYNRKGGFNVPFGSYKKPYFPENEIRAFSEKAQKAEFKCIGYEDAFELTTSGDVVYCDPPYAPLSTTASFTTYVGTGFSLDDQALLARKSRHTAIDNGIPVLISNHDIPLTRELYHGARFDTIQVQRNISQKGSARKKVDELMALYDDRYHSEND
- a CDS encoding DUF2970 domain-containing protein, with the translated sequence MLFKAWQLFSSTLAAFLGVQSDKNRLRDFQTSSPIPFIIMGIILAAIFVITLLLIVNQVLA